The following coding sequences are from one Chlamydiales bacterium STE3 window:
- a CDS encoding Uncharacterized protein (Product derived from UniProtKB/Trembl:F8L1D0), which produces MERLQKSKKQKSLIKTKPLIKTYKAPFMKSLEEQNKELQNYLNHHIPICQAMEIAVEKASSTEVILAAPFAKNFNHQQTIFGGSLHAVATLACWTMLYVNLQMIKDRSFQIVITESHVSYKAPVGGDFKAACSKPELEEWQRFLKTLHKKNKARIHLTATIHYQGLLCVDYQGTFAAL; this is translated from the coding sequence ATGGAAAGGCTGCAAAAATCAAAAAAACAGAAATCCCTTATAAAGACAAAACCGCTTATTAAAACATATAAAGCCCCTTTTATGAAATCCTTGGAAGAGCAAAATAAAGAACTACAAAATTACCTTAACCATCACATTCCCATTTGTCAAGCCATGGAAATCGCTGTTGAGAAAGCTTCTTCAACAGAGGTCATTTTAGCGGCTCCCTTTGCCAAAAACTTTAACCATCAGCAGACTATTTTTGGAGGGAGCCTTCACGCCGTAGCCACGCTAGCTTGCTGGACCATGCTCTATGTAAATTTACAAATGATTAAAGATAGGTCATTTCAAATTGTCATTACAGAAAGTCATGTTTCATACAAAGCTCCAGTCGGCGGCGACTTTAAAGCCGCTTGTTCTAAACCAGAATTAGAAGAGTGGCAGCGTTTTCTAAAAACCCTGCATAAAAAGAATAAAGCGCGTATTCATTTAACCGCAACGATCCATTACCAAGGGCTTTTATGTGTAGATTATCAGGGTACTTTTGCTGCTCTCTAG